In Phoenix dactylifera cultivar Barhee BC4 chromosome 1, palm_55x_up_171113_PBpolish2nd_filt_p, whole genome shotgun sequence, the genomic stretch TATTGAGGTAGCAGATGACTCATGCTGGTTCAATAAAGTAGGCTAAAGCACCTTACTTATCAGTGCTTATTATCTGTTATCTTTTTGCTATTCCTGCAACAGATTTTGTCCGACTGAAAGTATGATTCTCTTCCAGGAACCTCAAACTCCTTTCAAGAAAGCAATGATGCCTCCATACCAGAAGCCTTTCAAAGCATCAGTCAGGCCACCACTGATCCCACCTGAGGATGAACCAGAGAAGcaacaagatgaagaagaaggccTCTTCAGCTCACTAGGAAGGCTTCTTTCTGGAGCCAGGTCATCTATAATGTCGATCTTTGGCACGGTGTTTTTGAGTTTCAGGAGAAAAAAACCAGCTAACCAACACCACCAGCAGCAGTGGAGGTCAAACAGTTGCCCAGTGCAGGAGAGCTTTGTGATCCGGGACGAAGATGAGCCACCCCCACCAGTGGAGACCAGAACACCCACCCCACATAAGACCTATGCCTTCATGTCAAAAGAACCAGAAAAAATCCACCATCTCCGGCAGGGAAGAGCTTATTTTAGTGGCTGGAATGGGGAACCACAACAACAGCAGCAAATGCAGCAGCAGCACCTGAAACAGCACAGGCATTACTCCTTGGGCCCGCAGACTTACTATGAGCAGAGCTGTGAAACAACCAATGAGATTGTGTTTGGAGCTGTCCAAGAGTCAGATAGCAAGCGCAGAACGGTGGAGATTAAGGCTGTGAATTATGGGGATTCTATCTATGATCAGTTTGGCACGCGCTTCCGTAATAATTACATGGGTTACAACAATAACTATTACATGAGTTagatttcttctcctttcttctttacATGGTAAATCTTCTCTATCTGTATTATCAGTTAGCCTTGCCTATTGTATTTTATGTCTATAAAAATGCACAGGACTAGAACTCATGAAATGAATGGTAAAATGGATGTCTGGAAGAGCTTCAGAGTTTTGTCAAGGGAACTTTTAAGTCCTTAATATGTCCTTGTTTATATTCATTGTTCAATAGTCCTTAATATTCATAATCTCCAATCCCATGAAATCATGTAATTAAATGGCGCCCTGGCTTCATAACAATAACACTTGATGAAGCTCACTGAAAAAATGAGTTCCATTTTCCGGGAGTAGGGTTTGCTTAGGAGGCTGTTTTTCATTACGTCCCATAGTGCATATCTGGCTGCTGGAACAGTCAATTAGCTAACTAGGTCTAAGATCACAATTCACAAATGACTCTAGAGATGTAGCATACAAAGATTTCGACTCCAAGGAAAAAGATGGCATAAAGTTAACAAGTTAAACCACAAGGAAACATGAATACTCCTGATGTTTTACTAATAACATTGCCATCAAAAATCAGGTGTAGCTACAGCATTTGATGTTTGACAAATCCATAGCAACtaaggagaaaaataaaaaacatcaGATTACACGTAGCATCGGTGGGATGTTACCGTAGCATCGCTCCTAGAGCAGTATTACACGTGTAGTGATAAAAGCACCACAGTTCATTAACTTAAAGGTAAGTATACAGCAGAATTCAGATTTTAGTACATCACAACGTTAACCATAGACAACAGTTAAAACAGCAAGGAACAGTTTTTTTTAACAACTATTGAGTACACGGTTACAGCCCATCAAGTTCCCTTGGCCTCCTTCTAACCAGACAAGAACTGGAGAGCATGTGCCCATCCATCTGGCCTTGGTTGGTTCCACAAGCAAAATCTGTTAAGTTGGCTCTTATCATGTCTTCTATTTTCCCATGGTTCCATTTTGAAGCATCTTTCATCTCATCTTCCTTCCTAGAGCAACTAGTCACCTCCAAAACATCCATAACCCCATCAAAAGTGATCATATCCTTCAACTGATCAGCAAGAACCGGTGACTCTGCAATACCACTATAGCTCCCTACATCTGATTCAAGCGATGGAACACTTCCCCTAAACCAAACTCGAATTCCTAGAGTAATATTACGAAATACAGTAGACAGATAGCATAGACTCAAATTTACAAGTTTAATCAAGAGGACATGGAGTGTGGAGTTAGCAACTGCGTTTTTTATGCCGGAGCAGGCCATCAGAGCTTGTGTCCTCAGATTGGTTTGGTAATGTTTCCATGTCTTGCTGGTACAGTGGCTGCCGGAGACTTCCTGTCTAGAAACACCATGTAGCAACGTCTTAGGCATTTATAGCGATTATAATTTAACATTCGATACAAAGTGTGGGACTTACATTGCGGGTGAAAAACGGGCGAGCTATAAACCCAAGAACTATCCCACAGAGCGCACATAAGATTGCAATCACAGATACAGAGGTCACTCCGAGCCCTACAAATTAAAGGATTATAGTAATTAACTATTTCAGTTAGGAATTAAAAGGCAAATTACATAAATCTAGAATCGGTAACTATTCAATTATTCCAGGGCTTCTGATGGATAGGCAATAACTAATCAGAGAAGCATGTGATCATATGCATTCCTTAATTAAGTAGCATTATCATGACTTCTCGCTCTAGTATTACAGACATATTAGCGCAAACGGGCAAGCTATAAACCCAAGAACTATCCCACAGAGCGCACATAAGATTGCAATCACAGATACAGAGGTCACTCCGAGCCCTAGAAATTAAAGGATTATAGTAATTAACTATTTCAGTTAGGAATTAACAGGCAAATTACATAAATCTAGAATCAGTAACTATTCAATTATTCCAGGGCTTCTGATGGATAGGCAATAACTAATCATCAGAGAAGCATGTGATCATATGCATTCCTTAATTAAGTAGCATTATCATGACTTCTCACTCTAGTATTACGGACATATTAGCACCGTATAGTCTCACTTCTTAAAAGTAGTGGATGGTCAAAGAAGCATTCAGATGCAGTACATTTGAGACTTCATACTAAATAAGCATATCTTCTTTTGGTGGTAACAGGCAAAGCTTGACTGGTGAGCATCATTACTGGAGTAACAAAGATTAAAGCCGAAGCTTAAGAAGACTGTTACCTGTTTGGGATTCATGTGCACAATCTTCCGGTTTTAAATCCATCTGGCGAATCAGCCTAGTTCCACGATCTGAAATCATCAAGGCACATATATTGGGGACATACACCAGCTCAAAATCATTTGAAAAAGATGCATTCTGAGCAGGCCCATCAATATGCCCTGTTTTCTTTGAGTAACCTCCAGCAATTGTGGTGGTCATGCCTAAATAGTACCAATTAAAAGGAGGTCTGTATCAAGTAGCATAATAGAGAAAAATAGGCAACGATAAAAACTGGATATATGTTCTTTTAATGTCAAGCAGATTCTCTGTTTTATTTGcagcaaaagatttttttttttcatattgtcTTTATCTGTCTTCCCAAGATTAATAACCCTTCCAAATCATAGTGTCAGCCGCAACTGGAATCTGTATTTAGTATAGAGTTACTATATTAACAAAACCAAAGAGGAAAATTGGAAGATCATATTATAAAAAGGAGCACAATATTTATGTGGACAACAATGTGTTACTTTTAATAAGCATGGCATTTTTTCTACAGATCTATTTATAAAGCTGGCATCATTGTAAGGAACTTCCATAAGAGGTTATTTGGCATATGCAGTTTATGGATTCTCTAATATTCGTTAATGAAACTAGAACATGAAGAATGCAAGACTAATTTATTAAATATCGAATCAAATCTTAAGTACATGTTGTATGCCTATTATGATTAGCTATATTTTATGGGAAAAAGCTGTGTTTAAAAATAATACATTACTGTCTACTAAAAGATCGTGCCCTTCTAAAAATATAATGTTCCATCTTTTCCTTTCAGCATGTCAATCTATTACAGGATATCATGATATAGCAAGTAATAATGCATCCCAACCCATAATTCAAGCATACCACACTTGTCGATAGGACACCTGGACTGTGACAAATAGTGATGTTGTGGATATATCCGCAACACACTCTCGTCTAAGCACCCATGCGGCAAAATGTGACTTAAGTCTTTTTCACAATTCAATATGGCTTTCTGAATTTTGAAAACCACGTCCAATCATACTGCAAAAGGTTGATTTTGGTTTGGTTTTGCCTGAACGAGTGAGTGATTATTTCAGAGGTTTTGGTGGTTCTGGCTTCGCTTTCCATATTttagttttaaaaatataaaaatccaAAATTTGTTCGTAAAATCAGGTGAGAAATCAAACAATTGAtgataaataaaaaaacaacagGATAATTAGACATCATTCAGGTACATTATAGTGTTTTGGAACATTCTCATTTACTATTTTGGTGGTCTTGTGATGGTGATATAGCATATGACAGGCTAACTACATACGAGCCTCAAGTCACGGGGCAGCAATTTACAGTTTTAATTTATGATGATTATATAACATATGACAGTCTAACCACATTTCAGATTTGAATCATGGGGCAGCCAATCTTCCATTAAAAAAGTTATTTTCTAATTAAACGTCATTGGAATTTCCCGTTAAGGTGCTCCTTGAAACTCATGTTATCTAATCTGAAGAAGATAAAATGCTTCCTAACATttgaacaaagaaagaaacgatAAGAAAATAATCAGAAAATAACTCACACATACCCAATTTGGTCCCATGAGCTGGTTTCAGCTGGACCTTCAAAACCAACCATACTTTTGGATCAATTATAACAAAATCCAAATGTTAATGCGTTGCTTGCAGAGTTCTCAGGAAACTTCAAATTATGCTTCCAATCATGTGTTATTTTGTTGGCATGTAAAAAATGAGTGCATAAACTTGGGAGTGGATAGGGCATTTTCTGCATAATATACCATGATATCTGGAGTGCAAATAGAAGGCACCACCACAGGCATGGATGATGTTATGCACCCATTTTTCATTTTCTGTGTAATAAATCGTATCCCACATGACACGTAGAGCAGGTCTATAACTATGCATGATTTCATGCAATGttcttcacttttttttttttttcgaaaaaaaaggaatacatGTTTTCACACGAAGGCTTGGCAGTAGCATGTGACCAAAAGCAGATTCCTTAATCAACATAGTTTTCGAATTGCATAAACTGCTTCCTGTCGATGTGTAAAAACTTGGTTTTGGTTTCAGGTGGATCACATGACTCAATTGTAGCAGTTTGGGTGGTCTTGGCTGCAGCTTCTGTAGTCTCAGTTGAAGTTATCGAAAAGAATTTCATAAACTGTTAATAAGAATTAGGTAGAatcatacaaaaaaaagaggaaaagcatcaattcaagaaaataatttagaaatcttCCGGAAAGCATGCAGCATCGCTTCAGAACCCTTTGGATGTATAATTTGGGTGTTCTCACTGAAACAGCCCTAAGAATTTCCACATTTTTCAGATTACGGCATAAATTACTCAAATATTAACATAAATCCATGGCATTCGATGGGAAAGTCTATCGAACAAATCGAAGATCATAGGGTATTACCTGATCTGCTGATCTTCCGAATGGCATAATTGCTCCGATCCGCCACGTAGATATTCTCCTTGGAATCAATCGCGAAACTCCTGGGGTTCTTGAACATCGCGTCCGTCGGATCCCCATCGGCAAAGCCGGGGAAACCCTTGCCAGAGAACAGCCTGACATCACCGTCTGCATCCAAGAGAACAGAGGAGAAATAAACCCTAGAAGCCCTTTTTACTAAAGAATAACCAAAAACAAGAAGACAGTACAACGGGAAGAGAAGAGGGAGTACCTTGAGAGAGGGGGATGGCGAGGGAGTAGAAGGCGGAGCCGGAGGagtcgaggaggaggaggtcgcGAGATCGGGGCCGGGGGAGGATGGAGAAGGGGTTGACGGCGGCGGAAGAGGGAAGACCGGCGACGGCGAGGGGTTTGTTGCAGTCCAGCACGGTGGACACAGTGTAGCCGGACTCCAGCACGATCTCCGAGTCCGAGATCGCTAGAAGGATAAAgacaaaattaattaatttgttttcttcttttttacttttctttatTATGGTGTGGTGACGAGTTAAAACGGCAAAGATAAATGGGTCGACGGACCTGGGCTTGAAGAGAATGCGAGGAGGAATAGGagttggaggagaggagagggaagaaTCGCTGGCATTTTGGGAGGAGGCTTCGCCGGCAAGGAGGAAGCGTCGGTGGTTTGCTTTTAATGCCAGACTCCGCCTTCTTATGCTCGTGGGGGGCCCCACCTGTCAGCTCCTTTTCCCcgatgatattattattattattattattattattattattattattattattattattattattattattattattattgatgattAGCCGTAGAATGTATAAACGAATatacccaataaaatcagaggATACAAGCTCAAAAAGTGCTCGAAGCAACTTCTCCTCTTCTGATCACAAGAAATATCCCGAATGATTAGCCATGTAAGCAGACA encodes the following:
- the LOC103701628 gene encoding uncharacterized protein LOC103701628 isoform X2, whose translation is MPAILPSPLLQLLFLLAFSSSPAISDSEIVLESGYTVSTVLDCNKPLAVAGLPSSAAVNPFSILPRPRSRDLLLLDSSGSAFYSLAIPLSQDGDVRLFSGKGFPGFADGDPTDAMFKNPRSFAIDSKENIYVADRSNYAIRKISRSGMTTTIAGGYSKKTGHIDGPAQNASFSNDFELVYVPNICALMISDRGTRLIRQMDLKPEDCAHESQTGLGVTSVSVIAILCALCGIVLGFIARPFFTRNEVSGSHCTSKTWKHYQTNLRTQALMACSGIKNAVANSTLHVLLIKLVNLSLCYLSTVFRNITLGIRVWFRGSVPSLESDVGSYSGIAESPVLADQLKDMITFDGVMDVLEVTSCSRKEDEMKDASKWNHGKIEDMIRANLTDFACGTNQGQMDGHMLSSSCLVRRRPRELDGL
- the LOC103701628 gene encoding uncharacterized protein LOC103701628 isoform X1; the encoded protein is MPAILPSPLLQLLFLLAFSSSPAISDSEIVLESGYTVSTVLDCNKPLAVAGLPSSAAVNPFSILPRPRSRDLLLLDSSGSAFYSLAIPLSQDGDVRLFSGKGFPGFADGDPTDAMFKNPRSFAIDSKENIYVADRSNYAIRKISRSGMTTTIAGGYSKKTGHIDGPAQNASFSNDFELVYVPNICALMISDRGTRLIRQMDLKPEDCAHESQTGLGVTSVSVIAILCALCGIVLGFIARPFFTRNEVSGSHCTSKTWKHYQTNLRTQALMACSGIKNAVANSTLHVLLIKLVNLSLCYLSTVFRNITLGIRVWFRGSVPSLESDVGSYSGIAESPVLADQLKDMITFDGVMDVLEVTSCSRKEDEMKDASKWNHGKIEDMIRANLTDFACGTNQGQMDGHMLSSSCLVRRRPRELDGL
- the LOC103701628 gene encoding uncharacterized protein LOC103701628 isoform X3 is translated as MPAILPSPLLQLLFLLAFSSSPAISDSEIVLESGYTVSTVLDCNKPLAVAGLPSSAAVNPFSILPRPRSRDLLLLDSSGSAFYSLAIPLSQDGDVRLFSGKGFPGFADGDPTDAMFKNPRSFAIDSKENIYVADRSNYAIRKISRSDRGTRLIRQMDLKPEDCAHESQTGLGVTSVSVIAILCALCGIVLGFIARPFFTRNEVSGSHCTSKTWKHYQTNLRTQALMACSGIKNAVANSTLHVLLIKLVNLSLCYLSTVFRNITLGIRVWFRGSVPSLESDVGSYSGIAESPVLADQLKDMITFDGVMDVLEVTSCSRKEDEMKDASKWNHGKIEDMIRANLTDFACGTNQGQMDGHMLSSSCLVRRRPRELDGL
- the LOC103701628 gene encoding uncharacterized protein LOC103701628 isoform X6 — encoded protein: MPAILPSPLLQLLFLLAFSSSPAISDSEIVLESGYTVSTVLDCNKPLAVAGLPSSAAVNPFSILPRPRSRDLLLLDSSGSAFYSLAIPLSQDGDVRLFSGKGFPGFADGDPTDAMFKNPRSFAIDSKENIYVADRSNYAIRKISRSDRGTRLIRQMDLKPEDCAHESQTGLGVTSVSVIAILCALCGIVLGFIARPFFTRNTGSLRQPLYQQDMETLPNQSEDTSSDGLLRHKKRSC
- the LOC103701628 gene encoding uncharacterized protein LOC103701628 isoform X5; protein product: MPAILPSPLLQLLFLLAFSSSPAISDSEIVLESGYTVSTVLDCNKPLAVAGLPSSAAVNPFSILPRPRSRDLLLLDSSGSAFYSLAIPLSQDGDVRLFSGKGFPGFADGDPTDAMFKNPRSFAIDSKENIYVADRSNYAIRKISRSGMTTTIAGGYSKKTGHIDGPAQNASFSNDFELVYVPNICALMISDRGTRLIRQMDLKPEDCAHESQTGLGVTSVSVIAILCALCGIVLGFIARPFFTRNTGSLRQPLYQQDMETLPNQSEDTSSDGLLRHKKRSC
- the LOC103701628 gene encoding uncharacterized protein LOC103701628 isoform X4 produces the protein MPAILPSPLLQLLFLLAFSSSPAISDSEIVLESGYTVSTVLDCNKPLAVAGLPSSAAVNPFSILPRPRSRDLLLLDSSGSAFYSLAIPLSQDGDVRLFSGKGFPGFADGDPTDAMFKNPRSFAIDSKENIYVADRSNYAIRKISRSDRGTRLIRQMDLKPEDCAHESQTGLGVTSVSVIAILCALCGIVLGFIARPFFTRNEVSGSHCTSKTWKHYQTNLRTQALMACSGIKNAVANSTLHVLLIKLVNLSLCYLSTVFRNITLGIRVWFRGSVPSLESDVGSYSGIAESPVLADQLKDMITFDGVMDVLEVTSCSRKEDEMKDASKWNHGKIEDMIRANLTDFACGTNQGQMDGHMLSSSCLVRRRPRELDGL